In Streptomyces sp. NBC_00704, a genomic segment contains:
- a CDS encoding MerR family DNA-binding transcriptional regulator, whose protein sequence is MSTGLRSGQVAEAAGVNIQTLRYYERRGLLAEPERSNGGHRLYGEDAVTA, encoded by the coding sequence GTGAGCACGGGTCTGCGCAGCGGGCAGGTCGCGGAGGCGGCCGGGGTGAACATCCAGACGCTGCGCTACTACGAGCGGCGCGGCCTGCTGGCCGAACCGGAACGCAGCAACGGCGGCCACCGCCTCTACGGCGAGGACGCGGTCACCGCG